One Ignavibacterium sp. DNA segment encodes these proteins:
- the lon gene encoding endopeptidase La → MTKEKEQIKKSNSDNSLVDDIPSILPILPLRDIVIFPYMIFPVLVGREQSIKAANYALDNTKYIFLSTQRKSSIEDPLPADLFQEGTIAKIVQILKLPNGLLKILVDGLLQGRIKRFTDNKNFFEAEIEVIIPQIILDHEMNALVRQMTQLFKDYVKISRNLPNETIAAFDNIEEPDRKIFYAAANINQSIDVKQNMLTKFDLKEQYYEVIKVLNSEIDILKIEKEIDTKVQENIAKTQRKFIIQEQIKILQDELGDEEETSSDFAKIKEKIAKAKMPKDVETKAFEEFNKLKKTPPMSPESTVIRNYLDWLVDIPWSNRTKDNLNIKHVQKILDEDHFGLEKPKERIIEHIAVLNLVKNMKGQILCFVGPPGVGKTSLGKSIARAIGRNFVRISLGGVRDEAEIRGHRKTYIGSMPGKIIQSMKRAGSINPVILLDEIDKMSMDFRGDPSSAMLEVLDPEQNNTFNDHYIEVDYDLSQVMFITTANVRYNIPLPLQDRMEIIELPGYLEYDKLEIAKRHILPKQLAIHGIENKNVTIPDDSIKKVISEYTREAGVRNLERELATVCRKIARDIVLKESGNGTKKKTHKFFIDNIKIEEYLKTPRFRIHRHSKVNKVGSVTGLAWTSVGGEILTVDVTIMNGGGKLTLTGQLGNVMKESAHAGLSYLRSKAKHLGLNPDFFKGKEIHIHLPEGAIPKDGPSAGITMAMAMLSAISGKPASNNVAMTGEITLTGSILAIGGLNEKLLAAKRNDIKTVLIPKDNEIDLKEIPEKVKESLKIIPISKLEEAIPFVFPDMKSKKTPTVKSPVKKKK, encoded by the coding sequence TTGACAAAAGAGAAGGAACAAATAAAGAAATCAAACAGCGATAATTCACTTGTTGATGATATACCTTCAATATTACCGATTTTACCTTTAAGAGATATAGTAATATTTCCATATATGATTTTCCCGGTTTTAGTGGGTCGTGAGCAATCCATTAAAGCTGCTAATTATGCTTTAGATAATACAAAGTATATTTTCCTATCGACGCAAAGAAAATCAAGTATAGAAGATCCCTTACCAGCAGATCTTTTTCAGGAAGGAACAATTGCAAAAATTGTTCAGATATTAAAACTGCCAAACGGATTACTTAAAATACTTGTTGATGGTTTACTTCAGGGCAGAATAAAAAGATTTACAGATAATAAGAATTTTTTTGAAGCAGAAATTGAAGTAATAATTCCGCAGATTATTTTGGATCACGAGATGAATGCATTAGTCAGACAAATGACTCAGCTATTCAAGGATTATGTTAAGATAAGCCGTAACCTGCCAAATGAAACTATCGCTGCTTTTGATAATATAGAAGAACCGGACAGAAAAATATTTTATGCTGCTGCTAATATCAATCAATCGATAGATGTTAAGCAGAATATGCTTACCAAATTTGATCTTAAAGAACAATATTATGAAGTTATTAAAGTACTTAATTCAGAAATTGATATACTGAAAATAGAAAAAGAGATTGATACAAAAGTTCAGGAAAATATTGCAAAAACCCAGCGTAAGTTTATAATTCAGGAACAAATAAAAATTTTACAAGATGAACTTGGAGATGAAGAAGAAACTTCATCTGATTTTGCAAAGATAAAAGAAAAGATTGCTAAAGCTAAAATGCCAAAAGATGTGGAGACAAAAGCATTTGAAGAATTTAACAAACTAAAAAAAACTCCACCAATGTCGCCTGAATCAACAGTAATCAGAAATTATTTAGATTGGCTTGTTGATATCCCCTGGTCAAACAGAACTAAAGATAATCTGAATATAAAACATGTTCAGAAAATTCTTGATGAGGATCATTTTGGATTAGAAAAACCAAAAGAAAGGATTATCGAACACATTGCTGTTCTTAATCTTGTAAAAAATATGAAGGGACAAATATTATGTTTTGTTGGTCCTCCCGGAGTTGGAAAAACTTCGTTAGGTAAATCTATTGCCAGAGCTATCGGCAGAAACTTTGTCAGAATAAGTCTTGGCGGTGTTAGAGATGAAGCAGAAATCAGAGGTCATCGGAAAACTTACATTGGATCAATGCCCGGTAAAATAATTCAATCAATGAAAAGAGCAGGCTCAATAAATCCTGTTATATTACTTGATGAAATAGATAAAATGAGTATGGATTTCAGAGGCGATCCATCTTCGGCAATGCTCGAAGTTCTTGATCCTGAACAAAATAATACCTTTAATGATCACTACATCGAAGTTGATTACGATCTTAGTCAGGTTATGTTTATAACAACCGCAAATGTCAGATACAATATACCGTTGCCTTTACAGGATAGAATGGAAATAATTGAACTACCGGGTTACTTGGAATATGATAAACTTGAAATAGCAAAAAGGCATATTCTTCCTAAACAGCTTGCAATCCACGGAATAGAAAACAAGAATGTTACAATACCTGATGATTCAATTAAAAAAGTAATTTCTGAATATACCCGTGAAGCCGGTGTAAGAAATCTGGAAAGAGAGCTAGCAACGGTGTGCAGAAAAATCGCCCGCGATATTGTTTTGAAAGAATCAGGCAATGGTACAAAGAAAAAAACTCATAAGTTTTTTATTGATAATATCAAGATCGAAGAGTATTTAAAAACTCCGAGATTCAGAATTCACAGACACAGCAAGGTAAATAAAGTTGGAAGTGTTACTGGTTTAGCCTGGACAAGTGTTGGCGGCGAAATATTAACTGTTGATGTTACAATTATGAACGGCGGCGGTAAACTTACACTGACCGGACAGCTTGGAAATGTAATGAAAGAATCTGCTCACGCTGGATTAAGTTATCTAAGATCGAAAGCCAAACACCTTGGATTAAATCCTGATTTTTTCAAAGGAAAAGAAATACATATCCATTTACCTGAAGGCGCAATACCAAAAGATGGTCCTTCTGCTGGAATAACAATGGCAATGGCTATGCTTTCAGCTATAAGCGGTAAACCTGCCTCAAACAATGTTGCTATGACTGGTGAAATAACTTTGACCGGTTCTATCTTAGCAATTGGCGGATTAAATGAAAAGCTGCTGGCTGCAAAACGAAATGATATTAAAACTGTCTTAATACCTAAGGATAATGAAATTGATCTTAAAGAAATTCCGGAAAAAGTTAAAGAAAGTCTTAAGATTATTCCAATTTCAAAACTTGAAGAAGCAATACCATTTGTTTTCCCGGATATGAAATCAAAAAAAACACCGACTGTTAAAAGTCCTGTAAAAAAGAAAAAGTAA
- a CDS encoding GAF domain-containing protein has product MAESLQINTLAALDEQYVLLIKQIKSLLSKNDHLITNLANLAAALKQTFSKISWVGFYLFDGNKLYLGPFQGKVACTEIEIGTGVCGTAAQKKQTLVVSDVDKFPGHIACDADSKSEIVVPVLKDGKLFGVLDLDSTDYGSFNETDKYFLEKITDFLSKEII; this is encoded by the coding sequence ATGGCTGAATCCTTACAGATAAATACTTTAGCCGCATTGGATGAGCAGTATGTTTTATTAATAAAACAGATAAAGAGTTTATTAAGCAAGAATGATCATCTTATAACTAATCTTGCTAACCTTGCTGCAGCATTAAAACAAACATTCAGTAAAATCAGCTGGGTTGGATTCTATTTGTTTGATGGAAATAAACTTTATCTTGGTCCGTTTCAGGGTAAAGTTGCTTGTACTGAAATAGAAATTGGAACAGGTGTTTGCGGAACAGCAGCACAAAAAAAACAAACTTTAGTAGTTAGTGATGTTGATAAATTTCCAGGTCATATTGCTTGTGATGCTGATTCCAAATCGGAAATTGTTGTTCCTGTTTTAAAAGATGGTAAGTTATTCGGAGTTTTGGATTTAGACAGCACAGATTACGGTTCATTCAACGAAACAGATAAATATTTTTTAGAAAAGATAACTGATTTTTTAAGCAAAGAAATTATCTAA
- the dnaX gene encoding DNA polymerase III subunit gamma/tau, whose translation MEYQVTARKWRPQKFEDVVGQEHITATLKNALKSNRIAHAYIFTGPRGVGKTTTARILAKALNCENSKDFEPCNKCDMCRAINESQTLDIIEIDGASNRGIDEIRTLRDSVKYAPTRGKYKVYIIDEVHMLTKESFNAFLKTLEEPPPHTIFIFATTDIHKVPLTIISRCQRFDFRRIQLETIKKTLSSIAQQEKISIDDKTLTLISKKADGALRDAQSLFDQVVSFCGVNINAETVSKMLNLIDEDLFFNISDAVLEKNYNIVFETTDKIFQHGWDFIDFTNGLIEHFRNILTVIITEKTELIETADVFKKRYINYIQTFSKGDLLRILNYLNKLQQELRYSNNHKLKIEIALTNLVGLEKSATLSEILSQIESQNIPEKKSNFIDSEPEKQLLKNKTSIRSQLQKNDTATDANIKTEPFIPPTVESQAGMQTDFNLGNLTDKWQDFVNVVCNEKSLLLSPFFSKIKPANFDGVNLYLDLEDENMESSLLLHLDYLTKKSKEIFGKKINFKFGSDLAKENKSNEKSSEKLKNRDKSQKITDPYEKIILEELNGKQIQ comes from the coding sequence ATGGAATATCAGGTAACTGCAAGAAAATGGCGACCCCAAAAATTTGAAGATGTTGTAGGTCAGGAACATATCACTGCTACATTAAAGAATGCACTTAAAAGTAACCGGATCGCACATGCATATATCTTTACCGGACCGAGAGGTGTAGGTAAAACAACAACTGCAAGAATTCTTGCCAAAGCTTTAAACTGCGAAAACTCAAAAGACTTTGAACCTTGCAATAAATGTGATATGTGCAGAGCTATTAATGAATCTCAAACATTGGATATAATTGAAATTGATGGTGCTTCAAACAGAGGAATAGATGAAATAAGAACTTTACGCGATTCAGTAAAATATGCACCGACACGCGGTAAATATAAAGTGTATATAATTGATGAAGTGCATATGTTAACAAAGGAATCATTTAATGCATTTCTTAAAACTCTTGAAGAACCGCCGCCGCACACTATTTTTATTTTTGCAACAACAGATATTCATAAAGTTCCTTTAACAATCATCTCCAGATGTCAGCGTTTTGATTTTAGAAGAATACAACTTGAAACAATTAAAAAAACTCTTAGCAGCATTGCACAGCAGGAAAAGATTTCAATTGATGATAAAACTCTTACTTTAATTTCCAAGAAGGCTGATGGTGCGTTAAGAGATGCTCAGAGTTTGTTTGATCAGGTTGTATCTTTTTGCGGTGTAAATATCAATGCTGAAACTGTTTCTAAAATGTTAAATCTGATTGACGAGGATTTATTCTTTAATATCTCTGATGCTGTATTAGAAAAAAACTATAACATTGTATTTGAAACTACAGATAAAATTTTTCAACACGGCTGGGATTTTATTGACTTCACAAATGGCTTGATTGAACATTTCAGAAATATCCTAACAGTAATTATTACAGAAAAAACTGAGCTGATCGAAACTGCAGATGTATTCAAAAAGAGATATATAAATTACATTCAGACTTTTTCCAAAGGTGATCTGCTAAGAATACTTAATTATTTAAATAAACTGCAGCAAGAACTCAGATATTCTAATAATCATAAGCTTAAAATAGAAATTGCACTTACAAATTTAGTTGGTTTGGAAAAGTCAGCTACACTGTCAGAGATATTATCACAAATCGAATCTCAAAATATTCCAGAAAAAAAAAGTAATTTCATTGACTCCGAGCCTGAAAAACAACTGCTAAAAAATAAAACTTCCATTCGTAGTCAATTACAAAAGAATGATACTGCAACCGACGCAAATATTAAAACGGAACCGTTTATTCCTCCAACCGTTGAATCCCAAGCCGGAATGCAAACAGATTTTAATCTTGGCAATCTGACTGATAAATGGCAGGATTTTGTGAATGTTGTATGCAATGAAAAATCGCTGCTATTAAGTCCCTTTTTCAGCAAAATAAAACCTGCAAACTTTGATGGGGTCAATCTTTATCTTGATCTTGAAGATGAAAATATGGAATCATCATTATTACTGCATCTTGATTATTTGACTAAGAAATCAAAAGAAATCTTTGGTAAAAAAATCAACTTTAAATTTGGTTCAGATTTAGCAAAAGAAAATAAATCAAACGAAAAATCCTCTGAAAAACTGAAAAATCGAGATAAATCTCAAAAAATCACCGATCCTTACGAAAAAATTATACTCGAAGAATTAAATGGAAAACAAATTCAGTAA
- the cmk gene encoding (d)CMP kinase produces the protein MSKKLIIAIDGPAGSGKSTTAKLVAQKLSYLYIDTGAMYRAVTLFALREGLIGQSDKIIELAKQLDIVLEFVDGETKITVNGEDVSKEIRSFEVNSNVSEISAIQSVREILVEKQQKMGKDGGVVMEGRDITTVVFPNADIKIFLTASIDQRAIRRAKEFSEKGNSVPLEKVKENLKSRDYIDSHREASPLTKTPDSIEVDTSDITIEQQVQKILDCVKEKLK, from the coding sequence ATGTCAAAAAAGTTAATCATTGCCATAGACGGACCGGCTGGTTCGGGTAAGAGCACAACTGCAAAGCTTGTTGCTCAAAAGCTGAGCTATCTATATATAGATACCGGTGCGATGTACAGAGCAGTTACTTTGTTTGCACTAAGGGAAGGTTTAATTGGACAAAGCGATAAAATAATTGAGCTGGCTAAACAATTAGACATTGTTTTAGAATTTGTTGATGGTGAAACTAAAATTACTGTAAACGGTGAGGATGTTTCAAAAGAAATAAGATCTTTTGAAGTTAACAGTAATGTCAGTGAAATAAGTGCTATCCAAAGTGTGAGAGAGATACTTGTAGAAAAACAGCAGAAGATGGGAAAAGATGGCGGTGTTGTAATGGAAGGACGTGATATAACAACAGTTGTTTTTCCTAATGCAGATATTAAAATCTTTTTAACTGCAAGTATTGACCAAAGAGCAATAAGAAGAGCTAAGGAGTTTTCTGAAAAAGGTAATAGTGTTCCTTTAGAGAAAGTAAAAGAAAATCTTAAATCAAGGGATTACATTGATTCTCATAGAGAAGCAAGCCCTTTAACAAAAACTCCGGACTCAATCGAAGTTGATACATCTGATATTACGATTGAACAGCAGGTTCAGAAAATATTGGATTGTGTAAAAGAAAAACTAAAATGA
- the rpsA gene encoding 30S ribosomal protein S1 gives MSETKETTLKTVTPDEYEKAKIKFNDDEYSQEEFLALAKLYSDSFRDVKEGELIKGKVVRIQGDNVIVDVGFKSEGTIPKIEFANINEIKIGQEIEVVLESVEDQEGNLVLSKQRADFLRIWEKVLRAHDTGEIIEGKIVKRIKGGMVVDLLGMEAFLPGSQIDIRPIRDFDAFVGQTMDFKVVKVNVPTENVVVSHKVLVEEEISDQRNAVLNSLEKGQILEGVVKAITDFGVFVDLGGVDGLIHITDLSWGRINHPNEVVKLDEVIKVVVTEFDEEKKRISLSLKKLLPHPWEKIEEKYNLGDKVSGRVVSLTDYGAFIEIEKGIEGLIHNSEMSWTQHIKHPSQIVAMGQMVEAIILSLDKEEKKISLGIKQLEPDPWDTLMAKYPVGSKHSGIARNLTNFGVFVELEPGVDGLVHISDLSWTKKIRHPGEVVKKNERIDVIVLGVDVEQRKISLGHKQIMDNPWDLFEKQYSVGNITDGKVVRIIEKGIIAELPSNVDGFVPTTQLSTTKIKNIANHFPIDSTLPLKVIEFDKESKKIVLSAIAALKEKDDAEIEKYLTAFKLDKVSVQSIKNAEMGTIDSSEFPIFEVAEPEMPKKEETE, from the coding sequence ATGTCCGAAACAAAAGAAACGACTCTAAAAACAGTGACTCCCGATGAGTATGAAAAAGCAAAAATTAAATTTAACGACGATGAATATTCGCAGGAAGAATTTTTAGCTCTTGCCAAACTTTATTCAGATTCTTTCAGAGATGTTAAAGAAGGTGAACTGATAAAGGGGAAAGTAGTACGAATCCAAGGCGATAATGTTATTGTTGATGTTGGATTTAAATCTGAGGGTACAATTCCAAAAATTGAATTTGCTAATATAAATGAGATTAAAATTGGACAGGAAATTGAAGTTGTTCTTGAAAGTGTTGAAGATCAGGAAGGAAATCTTGTTCTTAGCAAGCAGAGAGCTGACTTCTTACGGATCTGGGAAAAAGTACTCAGAGCACATGATACCGGAGAAATTATCGAAGGTAAAATTGTTAAAAGAATCAAAGGTGGAATGGTTGTTGACCTTTTAGGAATGGAAGCATTCTTGCCTGGTTCACAAATTGATATCAGACCTATCCGTGATTTTGATGCTTTTGTAGGTCAGACAATGGACTTTAAAGTTGTTAAAGTAAATGTTCCGACCGAAAACGTTGTCGTATCGCATAAAGTACTTGTTGAAGAAGAAATTTCTGATCAAAGAAATGCAGTACTTAATAGTTTGGAAAAAGGTCAGATTCTTGAAGGTGTTGTAAAAGCAATAACAGATTTTGGTGTATTCGTAGATCTTGGCGGTGTTGATGGTCTTATACATATTACTGACCTAAGCTGGGGCAGAATAAATCATCCAAATGAAGTAGTTAAACTTGATGAAGTAATTAAAGTTGTTGTTACTGAATTTGATGAAGAGAAAAAGAGAATATCACTTTCACTCAAAAAATTATTACCACATCCCTGGGAAAAAATTGAAGAGAAATATAATCTTGGAGATAAAGTTTCAGGTCGTGTTGTTTCTCTTACAGATTACGGTGCATTTATCGAAATTGAAAAAGGGATTGAAGGTTTAATTCACAATTCTGAAATGAGCTGGACACAGCATATCAAACATCCATCACAAATTGTAGCGATGGGACAAATGGTTGAAGCAATAATTCTTAGCCTTGATAAAGAAGAAAAGAAAATCTCGCTTGGTATTAAACAACTTGAACCAGACCCATGGGATACTTTGATGGCTAAATATCCTGTCGGCTCAAAGCATTCAGGTATTGCAAGAAACCTTACAAACTTTGGAGTTTTTGTTGAACTGGAACCGGGTGTTGATGGATTGGTTCATATCTCTGATCTTTCCTGGACAAAGAAAATACGCCATCCCGGCGAAGTTGTAAAGAAGAACGAAAGAATTGATGTAATTGTTCTTGGTGTTGATGTTGAACAAAGAAAAATCTCCCTTGGTCATAAGCAAATTATGGATAATCCCTGGGATCTTTTTGAGAAACAGTATTCGGTTGGAAATATTACCGACGGCAAAGTTGTGCGTATTATTGAAAAGGGAATTATCGCAGAACTTCCATCTAATGTTGATGGATTTGTTCCAACAACCCAGCTTTCAACTACAAAGATAAAAAATATTGCAAATCACTTCCCTATTGATTCGACTTTACCACTTAAGGTAATTGAGTTTGATAAAGAAAGTAAGAAGATTGTTCTTAGCGCAATTGCAGCACTTAAAGAAAAAGATGATGCTGAGATAGAAAAATATCTTACTGCTTTCAAATTGGATAAAGTATCAGTTCAGAGTATTAAAAATGCTGAAATGGGTACTATTGATTCATCTGAATTCCCGATCTTTGAAGTTGCTGAACCTGAGATGCCGAAGAAAGAAGAGACTGAATAA
- the mtaB gene encoding tRNA (N(6)-L-threonylcarbamoyladenosine(37)-C(2))-methylthiotransferase MtaB, with amino-acid sequence MNQKVALHTLGCKLNFSETSTIGKQFLKKGFSIVDFNDKADVYLFNTCAVTEAAERECRQLVRKALRINPEAFIIVTGCYAQLRPEEISEIEGVDAVLGSNEKFEIFSLLQDFDKKELSCIYVSPKEDLNLFGLASSTDADSRTRAYYKIQDGCDYKCSFCTIPLARGKSRSMPPDLAVNEFRNLLKQGYKEIILTGVNVGDYGKSFDTSFYNILKSLISVEGDFRLRISSIEPNLLTDEIISLAAESEKICKHFHIPLQSGCNSILRSMQRRYTVEDYKNVVEKVKKRIPDCGIGVDVIVGYPGETEKEFLETHNFLLELPVSYFHVFTYSERPDTKAININAKVSVAERKKRNKMLRILSDKKKNSFYTSMIGKELEVLFESGDAGKTIKGFSSNYIRVQTDYYPELENSICFFTGTEIHNGILTGKIKEIKKSIAS; translated from the coding sequence GTGAATCAAAAAGTTGCATTACATACTTTAGGCTGTAAACTTAATTTTTCAGAAACATCAACAATCGGAAAACAGTTTTTAAAGAAGGGATTTTCAATTGTTGATTTCAACGATAAAGCAGACGTTTATCTTTTCAATACTTGTGCTGTAACTGAAGCAGCTGAACGTGAATGCAGACAGCTTGTAAGAAAAGCTCTCAGAATAAATCCGGAAGCTTTTATAATTGTGACAGGATGTTATGCCCAACTTAGACCTGAAGAAATTTCTGAAATTGAAGGAGTTGATGCCGTACTTGGAAGCAACGAAAAATTTGAGATATTCTCATTGCTTCAGGATTTTGACAAAAAAGAACTTTCGTGCATTTATGTTTCACCCAAAGAAGATCTAAATTTATTTGGACTTGCATCTTCAACGGATGCTGACAGCAGAACACGGGCATATTATAAAATTCAGGATGGCTGTGATTATAAATGTTCTTTTTGTACTATTCCGCTTGCCAGAGGTAAAAGCAGAAGTATGCCACCTGATTTAGCAGTAAATGAATTTAGGAATCTTTTAAAACAGGGCTATAAAGAAATAATTCTTACCGGTGTAAATGTTGGTGATTATGGAAAGTCATTCGATACTTCTTTTTATAATATTCTTAAATCCTTAATAAGTGTTGAAGGTGATTTCAGATTAAGAATAAGCTCAATCGAACCTAATCTTCTGACTGATGAAATAATCAGTTTAGCCGCTGAATCTGAAAAGATATGTAAACATTTCCACATTCCATTACAAAGCGGATGCAATTCAATTCTAAGGTCTATGCAGAGAAGATATACAGTTGAAGATTATAAAAATGTTGTTGAAAAAGTGAAAAAAAGGATTCCTGATTGCGGCATTGGTGTAGATGTAATTGTTGGTTATCCCGGAGAAACTGAAAAAGAATTTTTGGAAACTCATAATTTTTTACTTGAATTACCGGTTTCCTACTTTCATGTTTTTACTTACTCTGAAAGACCGGATACAAAAGCAATAAACATAAATGCTAAGGTTAGTGTAGCTGAAAGAAAGAAAAGGAATAAAATGCTTAGAATACTTAGCGATAAAAAGAAAAATTCTTTTTACACCTCAATGATAGGAAAAGAACTTGAAGTACTTTTTGAATCTGGTGATGCAGGTAAAACTATTAAAGGATTTTCATCAAACTATATTAGAGTACAGACAGATTATTACCCTGAACTGGAAAACTCAATTTGTTTTTTTACAGGAACCGAAATTCACAATGGTATTCTTACAGGAAAGATTAAAGAGATTAAAAAATCAATTGCTTCCTAA